The Gimibacter soli genome includes a region encoding these proteins:
- a CDS encoding ABC transporter permease, translated as MFRNYFLTAWRHVFKNRLFSFINIFGLAIGLMSCMLIFLFVEDELSYDDWLPEGDRIVRLHSAFLSPDRPAFRTVSAPGFWMDALSAYAAADVETAVRLVRVGQTVIKDDKVFDEQITFADGTFFDIFKLPFVAGDAQSSFAKPLDLLISEEMALKYFGRTDVIGETLTVCCAEERQMEVRVAGVLKDIPRNSHLDIDMLVYLEPSIFDFAPNILKTWTSVNTLTYFKLKEGATVEGFKTRVYEWLNRESPFLKMGADAGMTGQPSDFLRPNVMAVPDLHLYARPDAGNFGDMRPMGDIRFVYTFSAVAILILAIACINFMNLSTARATQRAREVALRKVLGASRTQVALQFLGEAVMLSLLALMLGLMGVEMVLPAYNDVLGRSLEMTITSNTGLLALAVSVAVFVGVIAGSYPALVLSRFAPARILKANKSSDAEGSGRLRSLLVVIQFAVSIGLAICTAVVYGQSMYAQKMDLGFETEGKIVMRNFRAAPIAEQRESIGRELATIPGVESVVFSSEVPTDDNENNTGFQLLSSAGDASANTEQRIINYFSVDFGFFEAYGIDPVAGRTFDRSRGNEVIEAPLEDNSIRRSASVVINEMAARNLGFSNAADAVGRVLRAGIYRAGPYDLTIVGVVPDVHFRSIRFGKQPSVYFVQPTNMDVATVTYRTSDLPALVTAIGGAWRRLAPNVPMGMSFLNDMIAAQYADDVAQGTLFAAFSGLAILVACLGLYGLAHFTAERRTKEIGIRKVMGARTRDIVRLLVWQLSKPVVVANLIAWPVAWYLMVDWLQGFEYRLGHGYIFVAAVVAGLVALIIAWGTVAGRAIRVASAKPIHALRYE; from the coding sequence ATGTTTCGCAACTATTTCCTGACCGCCTGGCGGCATGTGTTCAAGAACAGGCTGTTTTCCTTCATCAATATCTTCGGCCTCGCGATTGGCCTGATGAGCTGCATGCTGATCTTCCTCTTTGTGGAAGACGAGCTTTCCTACGATGACTGGCTGCCGGAAGGCGACCGTATCGTGCGGCTGCACAGCGCCTTCCTGTCGCCCGACCGGCCGGCGTTCCGTACGGTTTCGGCACCCGGCTTCTGGATGGATGCCCTTTCGGCCTATGCTGCGGCAGACGTTGAAACGGCGGTGCGCCTTGTGCGCGTCGGCCAGACCGTGATCAAGGACGACAAGGTCTTTGATGAGCAGATCACGTTCGCTGATGGCACCTTCTTCGATATCTTCAAGCTGCCTTTTGTAGCGGGCGATGCCCAGAGCTCCTTCGCCAAGCCGCTTGATCTGCTGATCAGTGAGGAGATGGCGCTCAAATATTTCGGCCGCACCGATGTGATCGGTGAAACGCTCACGGTTTGCTGCGCGGAGGAACGCCAGATGGAGGTGAGGGTTGCCGGGGTGCTGAAAGACATCCCGAGAAACAGCCACCTCGACATCGATATGCTGGTCTATCTTGAGCCCTCCATTTTCGACTTCGCCCCGAATATCCTGAAAACATGGACGAGCGTGAACACCCTCACCTATTTCAAGCTGAAGGAAGGCGCGACCGTCGAGGGCTTCAAGACCCGTGTCTATGAATGGCTGAACCGCGAAAGCCCGTTCCTGAAGATGGGGGCGGATGCGGGGATGACCGGCCAGCCGAGCGATTTCCTGCGCCCCAATGTGATGGCGGTGCCGGACCTGCACCTTTATGCCCGGCCGGATGCTGGCAACTTTGGCGACATGCGGCCGATGGGCGATATCCGCTTCGTCTATACCTTCTCGGCCGTGGCGATCCTGATCCTTGCCATCGCCTGCATCAACTTCATGAACCTGTCGACCGCACGGGCAACCCAGCGGGCACGTGAAGTGGCGCTCAGGAAGGTGCTGGGCGCCTCGCGCACACAGGTGGCCCTGCAGTTCCTGGGGGAGGCAGTGATGCTGTCGCTCCTCGCCCTTATGCTCGGCCTGATGGGCGTCGAGATGGTCCTGCCGGCCTATAATGATGTGCTTGGCCGTTCGCTTGAAATGACGATCACCTCGAACACTGGCCTCTTGGCCCTCGCTGTGAGTGTGGCGGTATTTGTGGGCGTGATCGCGGGCAGCTATCCGGCCCTCGTCCTGTCGCGCTTTGCCCCGGCCCGTATCCTGAAAGCCAACAAATCGTCGGACGCGGAAGGCTCGGGCCGCCTGCGGTCGCTGCTTGTTGTCATCCAGTTTGCGGTCTCGATCGGCCTCGCTATCTGCACAGCAGTTGTTTACGGCCAGTCGATGTATGCGCAGAAGATGGATCTCGGCTTTGAAACCGAAGGCAAGATCGTGATGCGCAACTTCCGGGCAGCGCCGATTGCTGAACAGCGGGAATCGATTGGCCGCGAACTGGCAACTATCCCCGGTGTTGAGAGTGTCGTCTTCTCGTCAGAAGTGCCGACCGACGACAACGAGAACAACACGGGCTTCCAGCTTCTTTCATCGGCAGGTGATGCTTCGGCCAATACCGAGCAGCGGATCATCAACTATTTCTCGGTCGATTTCGGCTTCTTCGAAGCCTATGGCATCGATCCGGTTGCTGGCCGCACCTTTGATCGCTCCCGCGGGAATGAGGTGATCGAGGCACCGCTTGAGGACAATAGCATCCGCCGCTCGGCGTCCGTGGTCATCAACGAAATGGCCGCCCGCAATCTCGGTTTCAGCAATGCAGCTGATGCTGTGGGTCGTGTCCTGCGGGCAGGTATCTATCGCGCCGGTCCCTATGACCTCACCATCGTTGGTGTTGTGCCGGACGTGCATTTCCGCTCCATCCGGTTCGGCAAGCAGCCGAGCGTCTATTTCGTTCAGCCGACCAATATGGACGTGGCGACCGTTACCTACCGTACCAGCGATCTGCCGGCGCTTGTCACGGCCATCGGTGGCGCGTGGCGGCGGCTTGCTCCGAACGTGCCGATGGGGATGAGCTTCCTGAATGACATGATCGCCGCACAGTATGCCGACGACGTGGCACAGGGCACGCTCTTCGCCGCCTTCTCGGGCCTCGCGATCCTTGTGGCTTGCCTCGGGCTTTATGGCCTTGCTCATTTCACCGCCGAACGCCGCACCAAGGAGATCGGCATCCGCAAAGTGATGGGCGCTCGCACGCGGGATATCGTCCGGCTGCTTGTCTGGCAGCTTTCGAAGCCCGTTGTGGTTGCAAACCTGATCGCCTGGCCCGTTGCCTGGTATCTGATGGTCGACTGGCTGCAGGGCTTCGAATACCGGCTGGGGCATGGCTACATCTTCGTGGCTGCCGTGGTGGCCGGTCTCGTCGCGCTCATCATCGCCTGGGGCACGGTGGCCGGACGCGCCATCCGTGTGGCCAGCGCAAAGCCTATCCACGCACTCCGCTACGAATGA